The Medicago truncatula cultivar Jemalong A17 chromosome 4, MtrunA17r5.0-ANR, whole genome shotgun sequence genome includes a region encoding these proteins:
- the LOC11446733 gene encoding sucrose synthase, producing the protein MATERLTRVHSLKERLDETLTANRNEILALLSRLEAKGKGILQHHQVIAEFEEIPEDSRQKLTDGAFGEVLRSTQEAIVLPPWVALAVRPRPGIWEYLRVNVHALVVENLQPAEFLKFKEELVDGSANGNFVLELDFEPFTASFPRPTLNKSIGNGVQFLNRHLSAKLFHDKESLHPLLEFLRLHSYKGKTLMLNDRIQNPDSLQHVLRKAEEYLSTIDPETPYSEFEHRFQEIGLERGWGDTAERVLESIQLLLDLLEAPDPCTLETFLDRIPMVFNVVILSPHGYFAQDDVLGYPDTGGQVVYILDQVRALESEMLSRIKKQGLDIIPRILIITRLLPDAVGTTCGQRLEKVYGTEHCHILRVPFRDTKGIVRKWISRFEVWPYLETYTEDVAHELAKELQGKPDLIVGNYSDGNIVASLLAHKLGVTQCTIAHALEKTKYPESDIYWKKFEEKYHFSCQFTADLFAMNHTDFIITSTFQEIAGSKDKVGQYESHTAFTLPGLYRVVHGIDVFDPKFNIVSPGADQTIYFPYTETSRRLTSFYPEIEELLYSSVENEEHICVLKDRNKPIIFTMARLDRVKNITGLVEWYGKNAKLRELVNLVVVAGDRRKESKDLEEIAEMKKMYGLIETYKLNGQFRWISSQMNRVRNGELYRVICDTKGAFVQPAVYEAFGLTVVEAMATGLPTFATLNGGPAEIIVHGKSGFHIDPYHGDRAADLLVEFFEKVKVDPSHWDKISQGGLQRIEEKYTWTIYSQRLLTLTGVYGFWKHVSNLDRLESRRYLEMFYALKYRKLAESVPLAVE; encoded by the exons ATGGCTACCGAACGTTTGACTCGTGTTCATAGCCTCAAGGAGAGGCTTGATGAAACCTTAACTgctaataggaatgaaattttGGCCCTTCTTTCAAG GCTTGAAGCAAAGGGAAAGGGAATTTTGCAACACCATCAAGTGATTGCTGAGTTTGAGGAAATTCCTGAAGATAGTAGACAGAAGTTGACTGATGGTGCATTTGGTGAAGTTTTGAGATCCACACAG gAAGCAATAGTTTTGCCACCATGGGTTGCACTTGCTGTTCGTCCAAGGCCAGGTATTTGGGAGTATCTGAGAGTAAATGTGCATGCTCTTGTTGTTGAAAATTTGCAACCTGCTGAGTTTCTCAAATTCAAGGAAGAACTTGTTGATGGAAG TGCTAATGGAAACTTTGTGCTTGAGTTGGACTTTGAACCATTTACTGCATCTTTCCCTCGTCCTACTCTCAACAAGTCAATTGGAAATGGTGTGCAATTCCTTAATCGCCACCTTTCTGCTAAACTCTTCCATGACAAGGAGAGTTTACATCCACTTTTGGAATTTCTCAGACTTCACAGCTACAAGGGAAAG acattgatgttgaatgacagaATTCAAAACCCTGATTCTCTTCAACATGTTCTGAGGAAAGCTGAAGAGTATCTAAGCACAATTGATCCTGAAACACCATACTCAGAATTTGAACACAGGTTCCAGGAGATTGGTTTGGAGAGAGGTTGGGGAGACACCGCAGAGCGCGTCCTCGAGTCCATCCAACTTCTCTTGGATCTTCTCGAGGCTCCCGACCCTTGCACCCTTGAGACTTTCCTTGATAGAATCCCCATGGTCTTTAATGTTGTCATCCTTTCTCCTCATGGTTACTTTGCTCAAGATGATGTCTTGGGATACCCTGATACTGGAGGCCAG GTTGTTTACATCTTGGATCAAGTTCGTGCCTTGGAGAGCGAGATGCTCAGTCGCATTAAGAAACAAGGCTTGGATATCATCCCTCGCATTCTCATT ATCACCCGTCTTCTCCCCGATGCAGTCGGAACGACTTGTGGCCAACGACTTGAGAAGGTCTACGGAACTGAGCATTGCCACATTCTTCGAGTTCCCTTCAGAGATACGAAGGGAATTGTCCGCAAGTGGATCTCACGATTTGAAGTCTGGCCATATCTAGAAACTTACACTGAG GATGTTGCTCATGAGCTTGCCAAAGAGTTGCAAGGCAAACCAGATCTGATTGTTGGAAACTACAGTGATGGAAACATTGTTGCCTCTTTGTTGGCACATAAATTAGGTGTCACTCAG TGTACCATTGCTCATGCACTCGAGAAGACTAAGTACCCCGAATCCGACATTTACTGGAAAAAATTCGAAGAGAAGTATCACTTCTCCTGCCAATTTACCGCTGATCTTTTCGCAATGAACCACACAGATTTCATCATCACTAGTACCTTCCAAGAGATTGCTGGAAG CAAGGACAAGGTTGGACAGTATGAGAGTCACACTGCCTTTACTCTTCCAGGACTCTACCGTGTCGTGCACGGTATTGATGTCTTTGATCCAAAGTTCAACATTGTATCTCCAGGAGCTGATCAGACCATTTACTTCCCTTACACCGAAACTAGCCGCCGATTGACATCCTTCTACCCTGAAATCGAAGAGCTTCTTTACAGCTCAGTTGAGAATGAAGAGCACAT ATGTGTGCTGAAGGACCGCAACAAGCCAATTATCTTCACCATGGCAAGGTTGGACCGTGTGAAGAACATTACAGGACTTGTTGAGTGGTACGGCAAGAATGCCAAGCTTCGTGAGTTGGTGAACCTTGTTGTTGTTGCCGGAGACAGGAGGAAGGAGTCAAAGGACTTGGAAGAGATAGCTGAGATGAAGAAGATGTATGGCCTAATCGAGACCTACAAGTTGAATGGCCAATTCAGATGGATTTCCTCTCAGATGAACCGTGTCAGAAACGGAGAGCTGTACCGTGTGATTTGTGACACCAAGGGAGCTTTCGTGCAACCTGCTGTGTATGAAGCTTTCGGTTTGACAGTTGTTGAGGCCATGGCTACTGGATTACCAACATTTGCAACTCTTAATGGTGGCCCTGCTGAGATCATTGTCCATGGCAAATCTGGATTCCACATTGATCCTTACCATGGCGACCGTGCTGCTGATCTCCTCGTTGAATTCTTTGAGAAGGTCAAGGTTGATCCATCTCACTGGGACAAGATCTCTCAAGGTGGTCTCCAACGTATTGAAGAGAA GTACACATGGACAATATACTCTCAGAGGCTTCTTACACTCACTGGTGTCTATGGCTTCTGGAAGCATGTGTCTAACCTCGACCGTCTTGAGAGCCGCCGCTATCTTGAGATGTTCTATGCTCTCAAGTACCGCAAATTG GCTGAGTCTGTGCCCCTAGCTGTTGAGTAA